In the Nitrospinota bacterium genome, one interval contains:
- a CDS encoding NAD-dependent epimerase/dehydratase family protein, with the protein MKTLVTGATGFLGSAIARELLKDGRKVRVLVRKDTDTENIDGLDLEIAYGDLRDKTSLHKALQGCDVLYHTAAYYSLWDKDKRLSHDINVEGTRNILQAAKDLGLRKTVYTSTVGCIGLLPNKEPSNEETPFNPATLCNDYKQSKYQAEQVAREFHQKGLPVVIVNPSTPVGPRDIKPTPTGKIIVDFLNRKMPAYLDTGLNLIDVTDCARGHILAEQKGIPGERYILGNRNMSLKEILLALEKITGLKAPVVQMPYWVAFAAGWVCENLSDHLTGTPPAVPLAGVRMAKYFMYFDSSKAVRELGLPQNPIENALEEAVQWYKDHSRISSAK; encoded by the coding sequence ATGAAAACTCTCGTAACCGGAGCCACAGGATTTTTAGGATCGGCCATCGCCCGCGAATTATTAAAAGATGGGCGCAAGGTCCGGGTATTAGTCCGCAAGGACACCGATACGGAAAACATCGACGGGTTGGATTTGGAGATCGCCTACGGAGATCTGCGCGACAAAACCTCTCTGCATAAAGCCTTGCAGGGATGTGACGTCCTTTACCACACTGCGGCCTATTACAGCTTGTGGGATAAAGACAAGCGGCTGTCTCATGATATCAACGTTGAGGGCACACGCAATATCCTGCAGGCCGCAAAGGACCTGGGATTGCGAAAAACCGTTTATACCAGCACGGTGGGCTGTATCGGACTTTTGCCGAATAAAGAGCCGTCCAACGAGGAAACTCCCTTCAACCCGGCCACACTCTGTAACGACTACAAGCAATCCAAATATCAAGCCGAACAGGTTGCCCGCGAGTTCCATCAAAAAGGACTTCCCGTGGTGATCGTCAATCCCAGCACCCCCGTCGGCCCGAGGGACATCAAACCCACGCCCACCGGCAAGATCATTGTGGATTTTTTGAACCGTAAAATGCCGGCCTACCTCGATACGGGGTTGAACCTCATTGATGTCACCGATTGCGCCCGTGGTCACATCCTGGCGGAACAAAAGGGCATCCCCGGCGAACGCTATATCTTAGGCAACCGCAACATGTCTCTCAAAGAAATTCTTTTGGCTTTGGAGAAAATCACCGGACTCAAGGCCCCTGTCGTGCAAATGCCCTACTGGGTGGCGTTCGCCGCCGGATGGGTTTGCGAGAACCTGTCGGACCACCTGACGGGAACGCCTCCTGCCGTTCCTTTGGCCGGGGTGCGCATGGCAAAATATTTTATGTATTTTGACTCGTCAAAAGCGGTGCGCGAGCTCGGCCTGCCGCAAAACCCCATTGAGAACGCCCTGGAAGAAGCGGTTCAGTGGTATAAAGACCATTCCCGAATCTCCTCCGCCAAGTGA
- a CDS encoding carotenoid biosynthesis protein produces the protein MEILSLLLGTVLLRPYVFVFLAFYLTIAILNMGLARSLIFTVLAYSIAFLSEYSSTRNGFPYGFYSYIDTTRGQELWITNVPFMDSLSYAFLSYISYTFSLLLWSSLKTSGLDIRIEDSQPVKLSIRVILTGAFLFMMMDVIIDPVAFLGDRWFLGKIYTYQEEGEYFNIPLTNFGGWFLVGTAIIGSFSLLNQWLKLPPPPKRDIPYQALLGPGLYFWVLIFNLAVTFYIGEFLLGFCGILIFLGIFSLLVYKIKNPEWLTG, from the coding sequence ATGGAAATCCTTTCACTGCTCTTGGGAACCGTTCTTCTCAGGCCCTACGTTTTTGTGTTCCTGGCTTTTTACCTGACGATTGCGATCCTCAACATGGGTCTGGCCCGGTCGCTGATTTTTACCGTCCTCGCCTATTCGATCGCCTTTTTGTCGGAATACTCCTCGACGCGCAACGGGTTCCCTTACGGATTTTACTCCTACATCGATACCACCCGTGGTCAGGAGCTGTGGATCACCAATGTTCCGTTCATGGATTCGCTCTCCTATGCCTTTTTGTCTTATATCAGCTACACGTTCAGCCTGTTGCTGTGGTCTTCCCTGAAGACCTCGGGCCTGGACATCCGCATCGAGGACAGTCAACCTGTCAAACTTTCCATCCGCGTGATTCTCACCGGCGCGTTTTTATTCATGATGATGGACGTCATCATCGACCCGGTGGCTTTTCTGGGCGACCGCTGGTTTCTGGGAAAAATCTACACCTATCAGGAGGAAGGCGAATATTTCAACATCCCCTTGACCAATTTCGGCGGCTGGTTTTTGGTGGGAACCGCCATCATCGGCAGTTTTTCTCTGCTGAATCAATGGCTGAAGCTTCCGCCGCCGCCCAAAAGAGACATCCCCTATCAGGCGCTGTTGGGACCGGGATTGTATTTTTGGGTCCTGATATTCAACCTGGCGGTGACTTTTTATATCGGCGAGTTTCTTTTGGGATTCTGCGGAATCTTAATTTTTCTGGGAATTTTTTCCCTGCTGGTTTACAAAATCAAGAACCCCGAATGGCTGACGGGCTGA
- a CDS encoding serine protease, which translates to MKIIGSIFLLGLLVMLLVMSTPVTRLGSGFLIGDGRNVITYYGLVKEADGIRVKFPNEDDINAKLVYKDPAKNLAILELDEAPKVKREPLSFSEPGISMQDNTVFTLGYPWTNTLEDRHTLIEGFLANKEVNFSDLIPIDLALDPVHSGSPLMNRKRQVVGMVLMARHAADYYPAELSGKYNYAIPVAILTQAMQSLQPFKNATPVKRNENVSMDAFIEGVRNNIVLIEAR; encoded by the coding sequence ATGAAAATAATCGGATCGATTTTTCTACTGGGCCTGTTGGTCATGCTCCTGGTAATGAGCACCCCGGTGACCCGCCTGGGCTCCGGGTTTTTGATTGGCGATGGGCGCAATGTCATCACCTATTATGGCCTGGTGAAAGAAGCGGACGGCATTCGTGTCAAATTTCCCAATGAAGATGACATCAATGCAAAATTAGTTTATAAAGACCCCGCTAAAAACCTGGCGATCCTTGAACTGGACGAAGCCCCCAAAGTAAAAAGAGAACCTCTTTCTTTCTCCGAGCCCGGTATCTCCATGCAGGATAATACTGTGTTTACGCTGGGATACCCCTGGACGAACACCCTTGAGGACCGGCACACGTTGATCGAAGGATTCCTGGCAAACAAAGAAGTCAACTTTTCCGACTTGATACCCATTGATCTGGCTCTGGACCCGGTTCACAGCGGCAGCCCGTTGATGAACCGAAAAAGGCAGGTTGTTGGCATGGTTCTCATGGCCCGGCACGCGGCAGATTATTATCCTGCGGAACTGTCTGGAAAATATAATTACGCCATCCCGGTAGCGATTCTGACTCAGGCCATGCAATCACTTCAACCTTTCAAGAATGCAACACCCGTTAAGCGGAACGAAAACGTTTCTATGGATGCGTTTATCGAGGGCGTGAGAAATAATATCGTTTTGATCGAGGCGAGGTAA
- a CDS encoding heme-binding protein yields the protein MNQENLSDECARNVVMAAIEKATAIGAKMDIAVVDAGANLKAFFRMEGAWLGSIDIAIKKAKTARYFDMPTGEIGKLSQPGGSLYGIEHSNGGLISFPGGVPLKDKDGTIVGAIGVSGSSVEDDHAVAMAGVHLA from the coding sequence TTGAATCAAGAAAACCTTTCTGACGAGTGCGCTCGAAATGTTGTCATGGCGGCGATAGAAAAGGCGACGGCAATCGGCGCTAAAATGGATATCGCAGTGGTGGATGCAGGGGCGAATCTGAAGGCGTTCTTCAGAATGGAGGGGGCCTGGCTGGGCAGTATCGATATCGCTATCAAAAAAGCTAAAACCGCTCGTTATTTCGATATGCCCACGGGAGAAATCGGTAAACTGAGTCAACCCGGCGGTTCGCTTTACGGCATTGAGCATTCCAATGGAGGGCTGATTTCTTTTCCCGGTGGTGTTCCTTTGAAAGATAAAGATGGAACTATTGTGGGGGCGATTGGGGTGTCCGGCTCATCGGTGGAAGATGACCATGCAGTGGCGATGGCCGGGGTTCATTTAGCTTGA